The sequence ccaGAAGTACATAGTTATAGATACTTTGAAATTAAAAACTGAAATTGTATGGCAATGGATAAAAATCTAATTGACTTTCTTAAGGGGATTGAGAATTCTGCTCAGAAAGGAGTTTGAAACAAAAGCATTTAGCACCTGTCTATAATTACATTTAAGTCATTCTGTACTTCTAAATAAAGAATCATGTTGTACAAATATTTATACATTTACTGTAAATGATTGACAAAAGGTAGTTTAGAAGAAATCCTATTCTTTGAAACTGGTTTTGGCTAACTTCAGGTTAAAAGGCTAGTCATGAGtctgagatgaagagaaattttatCTTGGAGAACATGAAGAATTGGTAAATTTTCTATTTCAGACAGTTGTGGGTGCTGAGCCATTAAATACTTTCAAGACTGATAGAAGTGcttaagataatgagaggcattgatcgtgtggatagtcagaggttttttcccagggctgaaatggctaacatgagaggacacagttttaaggtgcttggaagtagggagagaggagatgtcaggagaaagtttttttatccagagagtggtgagagtgtggaatgggctactggccacagtggtgggggtggatacaataggttcttttaagagtctcctggataggtacacggagcttagaaaaatagagggcaatgggtaacccgaggtaatttctaaagtaagaatgtgttcagcacagcattctgggctgaagtgcctgtattgtgctgcaggttttctatgagCTATATTCTTGAACCAAATTTAGATCAAAGATCATGGGGATTGCTCAGGAAAATAGAGCTTATAGTGAAGATCAGATTACTAATTAACTTCTTGAATGGTGGAACAAGCTTGAGGGGCCACTTGGCCTAGATCTGCTCCATGTTCTTACATTCCTAAATATGTCAAGTCTGTTTTTATATTATCTTGTGATTATGCCAAATGCAATTGCACATTTCAATACACAGAACTTCACAATATACATCCCTATAGGCAAAACTTTAAGAGCTGTAAATAAAAATTTAGAGAGTGTTTATTTAAAGTATAAAATTAAGCTAAACTGTAAGATTAAGATCCTGgaaaatattaaagatggaaaagaGAAAGTTGGTAATGAGGTTATCATGATGCAATGGCACATTGTACAATGTATTCTATTTTTGTGCCTGAGGTTCATACCTAAATGTTCTGCTATATTATAACTGGAATAATATTGTACGATTAATAATGCCTTGCTCATTATCAAAGGGCATATTGAAAATGTTTTATAAAGAATTTCTGGTGCAATAAGAACCTATATAGATTTAAGACTGTAACTTCTATATGAACATGGGCAAAAGTAATTGAAAATAAATGGAGCTTGAACCCTTTAACTAATATAACATCATTATAATTTAGAGTCGTAAACTCTGTTTTTGTCTTCCCCCCTCATTCCCTACATCCTCACCCTCACCACTATTCTGACTCTTGCTAGATATGCTTGATTGAAGCACTTATTGCACTTGCCACTGCAGTCCTCGTGCTAGTCTGCTTACCTCACTTTGACTCTATAACCAATCTGTGCGTTTTGAATGGGGTCTGTCTGTTTCCCTCATTTGTACAAATACTGCTTAAGCTGAAAAATTTCAGATGTAATTTGCTACCCCCGCTGATTGGCTTTGGGTTGACTTTTCTTGGCCTATTGCTCTTTATTGTGGTCCACATTCCTCAGCAACAGTCAGAAGATACAAGGTACCTCCAGATATACGTAGCCCTAGCGATAGTTTCCCTAATACTAATATCCTTCAATTGGTGGGAAAATTTTGTCTTGGATTGTAAAGTGGAACGCTTGAAAAAAATAAGGGATACACTGTACAAGAAAAAAAATTTCACCTATCTCTGTACCAGTGCGGTTAGGATTATAGTTATTTTAGCTGTAATGGGGGCATGGATTCCAATTAAAAAGTATAACTGGGAAGATCTGAAAACAGTCTCTGAAACTGAATTAAGAATTGTTTTGAGCCTCTTCGGAATACAAGCATGTTCTTCTTTCCTCTACTACTGGTTTAGTATCCTCGTGTGCAAAATGCATGCAGTCAAACGGAGCTTTATAGTGCCGTCTATATTAGCCACACCACTggtatttattgctattttgatCATGGTCTATGATAGCTCTAACAAATATGCTGATGGAATTAGTACTTTTAATCTGACCTTCTTCTGCAATAGTTTAAATTTTACCAATGAAACCAATTCTGTACGGATCCTATTTTTGGAAATCCCACAAAGCTTTTGCAGATCACAGGCAATCTTAAATACCAGCAAAATTGGCTTGGGACTATTTATCTCCGCTGCTATATGCTTTTGGCTTGGGCTATTTTTCTCAACATTCTACGTTTGGAACCGCCACTTTCAAAGGATTGAACGGACATCCCATCTCTTTGTCCGATGGCTATATGAAGCTGCCTTCATGGATCAGTCAATGTTGTTGAACACACGGGCCCGGGATAATGTGGAAAATAAGGAAGGCAAAAGGTACATCTTATTGTTAGAATTTTTCACAGCTATAATAATGGAAAATGTTTCTTTCTTCAGATTTATATAGTGCAGGGGGGTGGTTGCATCCGATACACTTGATTTCACTGTTATAATTCTACTGAAATTTCTTTTATCATGCTACCTTATTGAATAACTGCAGTAAATGCCAAGTAAGGAAATATTGTCTCATTTCATGGTTTGGTTAATCCTTCCCCAAGGGAAATTCCTTTGAACAATCACAGCCAAGTTTAAAGAGATTCTTTTCACGCTGCAGTGTTTAAAATGCGGTAGAGTGCTAGATAACaaattcccactattttttgaaaTAAGACTTTCCAAAACCTACTGCATCTTTTGACATAATGTGACCTTTATTATATGGAAAAGTAGCATGCATAAGCAAACTTCTCTACAATGAAAATTTTGGAAGGTACAGGGCTAGCCAGAGAAACACTTTATCCAATACCTTTTCCTTTCATTAAAAATTTCTGATAGTTCATACCGTAGTTCAGCTGAAATCTAATTATACTTCCCCAAAACGCAGTAGACAGCAGTGAATAACTGACAATTTTCAATTGTATTAATGTCAACATAGTATTATTCTGACACTATGTAGTAAAATCTAGCATTTTCACCATCAGCAATGCAAGTTATAAGACTGAGTAGTCACAATGTGCTAGTGATAACCGTAGCACAAAACCCAGAGGTCTTTCTCTGTGATCCTGCTCTGTTGAGCTTTCTCCTTGGTTTTAGGCAGCAGCTCCAAGAGAGGATGTTCTAGGATTCTCTTGGTGTCTTAAGGATTTACAGTTTACCCCAGGAAGCTCTCATAAGAATCTAAAGAAAATTATACTGGGAAAGTTAAAGTAATCATATTCCTAAATGCACAGTCTTTAATAGTATTGGAGGTGAGGTGCAAAATGCTTAATGCTTAAGATGAATTCAAATACCTAATGAACAACATGCTTACATTATAATTGTATAATTATAATGGCTTACCCCCATCCCACCCCAATAAATCATAAAATAGTTTCAAGAGTTGGGTGGAAGGATATAAAGGGGGAGTTCAAGTAAAGTAAAGGGGGAGATAAAGTAACACATATATGAGATTTTTCTTGCTTGTTTTTTGACCTTTGAATGGTGAAGTAGCATTAACTTGACAAAGATTAAGAAAAAAATGACTCCCTATAacacagaaaacatagaaaacctacagcacaatacaggtcctttggccctcaAAGCTGTGACAAACAtatacttaccttagaaattacctagagtatAGAAACATCTAGGTAAAAACAGTGTAAAATAATTTCCTCAGAGGTTTATTGATTCAAATATCAAAGCCATatttaatttacatttttatGCATTTTGTAAAACATACTTAATTTtcacaacaattttttaaacagGAAATCAGATCATGTCATGATATATCTGTGTGCAACAATGTGGCATGAAACAGTGGATGAAATGGAAAAAATTCTTTCCTCAATATTCAGGTAAATGTAGAAGAATTGATTTTGGATACTCTTTTCAAAACCATTCTGTGTGCTTCCTTTCAAGGTTGCTTATTCACTGATAGACTAGACAACTTGTATGTGTATAAATGTATAATTGCCTTAAGTAATGCTTGCACGTTTCAATCATTATAAAACTTGTAGTTGTATACTTTTGCCAGGTATACTGATAGGTTGCACCTCAAACAAATTGCTGAGGCTTCAACTAATTTATTTGAAGTTGTTTCCAGATCTTAGCAGTCTCAAGCATGAATTCCTATTATGAGTTTTTTTTATGCATCTTCAAATGTCATAAAACATGCTTTGTGTTTTGGTGCCATTTATCACTGAATGTGGACTTATTGTCAGTGATGTGTTCCCTCAAAGTTGGCTACATTGATGAGAAATAAACTAGCAAATAAAAGAGCAAGTACTGATATCTGGACATGAGCAACTCCTGCAGATTGCACAGCTGTTTGAACAGCTGGTATAATGCCCATTTTTACTGAGTCACACTCATGGTGGAGAAACAAACTAAAATTTAATATGATATGCATTTCTCAActgatattttttttctctgggaAGGTGTACCAGTCATCAGTCTATGCATAATCACTGCACTGTCTAATGTCAAATGAATGGTCATCTTGAAGTGCTAGGAAACTAAAGTTCTAAGGTCTGTTTAGAACTACTGCAAATGGTATTTTCCTCCAAACCATTTAATGTTCATATGCTCCAATCTACTTTTGCTCTTCCTACTTTGACTTGGAGTTTTAATATGCTATTTTTAACACACTGTTGCATTTCTGTCACATTCCATTAGTTGCATACTACCCCTCCTCTTTATGGAGAGAGCCCCATCACACTGCCCTTAACAATTCAGTCCGGTGACCAGCCAGCAGAAGGGGGGAGTACTCTAAAGCTGGGAACTGGTTACCTCTAGCCTGCATTCATCTCTTACAGATGAGACTTCCCATTTTCAACAATGCTCCATGTGATGCCCCAGGACAGCACTGACAAAGATCAGCAAACAAAACCAAACGGCTTTTTGGTGAAAATTATTGAATTTGATAGTTAAAAGTGCAATGACTTTACTTTTGCACCGTCTAGTTACCATGCTTAATATATGCTAATGAAAATTACCTTTGGCACTCACTTTCAAAATAAGAAATCATATACTAATTACTTCCACAATGTATATGCAAATCTCATTTAGCCATTTCTCTTTACAGGCTGGACAAATACAAACCCCATGCTGCAAAATCACATAAAGACAATTTTGACTTTGAAACGCATATTTTCTTCGATGATGCATTTACTATTAATAGTCCAAATGAAAATTTGCAGGAAAGAGTTGTGAATGAGTATGTGAAGAACTTTGTTGACACAATGGAGAACATTTTTAGGTATTGGAAATATTTTATGTTTGTTATGAACCATACTACTGTGGAACAAAATACTATAAAGTTCAATTTCAAGAAGGTATATGCTGTTAAATTTTCTGGAATATTTCATTTGTTAAACAGGATATTTTCTCGTGAAAAGCGCTCTGCCATGGAGGAACCGGAACAGGAAGATGATGACTTTGTGAGGCAATCTATAATGGAGACACCTTATGGTGGAAGAATCAGCTATACACTTCCATATGGAAATACCATACTTGTCCATTTGAAAGACAAACAGAAAATCCGACACAAGAAGAGGTGGTCTCAGGTATAGCTAAATATTGAGTGACTTACCCTTGATGTCCTAGAGGAACAAGTTAGGAGTGTGATAAAATAGATTTCTCTATACCTGAAGTGTGCAGCTTCAGCTTCACAAAAGCTCAACAGTGTCAAGTACAAACAGTTTACTTGGTTATCAATTCTTTTACCCACTTGAAACTGCACCATCAATGCACACATATAATTTATAACAACTAGAAAGCACTTGATACTAAGATTTAATGGGCACTTTAATTGGTGAATTGGAAATACCCATCAAGCAAAGCCCATGACTTCTGGGAAAGAATTTCACCAATTGGGATCAAAGTTGACTTTTATATTAACAACAAGGCTCATCTGCAAACTTCTTAAGGTTTAGTGGAAATGCAGCAACTAAATTTGAAACCTGATTTGATGTTTTTGACTCATAGAAATTGTTAATAATGGCTGAGAATTGGTAAAATTCACTTCCATTGATTCAGAGCTGCTGAATAACATTTGAGATCTGAAGCCACATTCAACTCTTAGACGGTTCATAATTTATCTTCTGGGCAACCTGAAAAAATGTTTTATATTTAATGGTTTATGTAGCAAGAATGGTTAATATGAGTGTATTTTATTGTATGTCCTGCCTGTGAATGTCAACGTTCTCTACATATATTTTCAGATCATGTACATGTATTATCTGCTGGGATGGAAGCTAAATAGGAAGTACACCACCTTGTCAGGAAAATCCGTAGATGAAGTATCTGCTGAAGGTCCCTTATTGGTGAGGATTGTGTTTTAATTTATAGAACCTAAAAATGAAGATAAGTAACAATATGGTTCAGATACATAGGATTAGAAATTTGCCATTGATCACTTAGGCAGTGTAGATGTAAATTCACTTTGCTTTTGCTGTTTGATTCTTTTGAATTGTGTAGcatttccagctccaacttcCTTGCCTATTTTGAACATAGATCTAAGTGTAATTTCTAATTAGTTACTGATCCTTTGAAGAGGTGGGTGATTCTTAGTGAGGAAATCAGCCTTGAGTATTAACTGGCAATCCTGCCCATCTGAGCTTTCAGACCTTTTGAAACCTGTCAATTCAAGGCAAGTGAAGATAGCTTTGAAGAGAAGCTAAGTGCCTTTGGCCAGGCagagcaggagtacttatttctTGCCCTTCAGCTGGACTGGAGTCCTCCTTCTCACACAAAGTACCTGGTAATAAGGATTTTAAATTCAGCTGGGACTAGAGTCCTTACAGATCAGTAACTGCCCACCCAAAGCAAAGATCtgaactcacacactcactgctTGGAGCAGTGACCTGCTCCAGAGTTTTTCCTGACCAACACCTTCAAACAAAGCCCATGGTTTCTGGGAGAGAATTTCAAGCAGATTTCACATATGACTTTTTATAATTCATTTGGGAACATGCCATATTTTAATTTGCTTTTATTTGTTTTACTTTGCTTaaagattgagaaggaaaacacCTACATTCTGGCATTGGATGGAGACACTGACTTCCAGCCTTCAGCTTTGATCTTGCTTGTTGACAGGCTGAGGAGATATCCACATGTGGGGGCTGCATGCGGTAGAATACATCCAACAGGAGTTGGTATGACGTTATATCACTACACTACTCTACCTGTTTAATGACCTATCTTTATTTTTGACACAGTATATAATATAGGTAACACACAGGATCATACATGTAACATTGTTATCACCAATTCTTTGTTTATGGTCAAAGAAAATTGTTCTATGCTATTATTTTATTCAAAAAGAAAGATTCCAATCATGTTTTCTGAGTTAAAACAATTAACCCATCAGCAATGTATGGAATAAATTCTGTGACTTGACACATTGAGAAAAATGAGTAggtttagggcaggggtcagcaacctttaccactgaaagagccacttggacccgtttcccacagaaaagaaaacactgggagccgcaaaacccgtttgacatttaaaatgaaataacactgcatacaacgttttgttttgcctttatgctatgtataaacaaactataatgtgttgcatttatgaaattgatgaactcctgcagagaaaacgaaattacatttctgcatgcaacaaaaacattttgaactccgaaaaaaagacgttgggttgaaggttacttttaagtaaaatactcaatgtctatttgagtccttcttgtatttatgaaaaacgccaaacttaaatttgccgccagcagcaaaccaaaaataacgtcagccagctgtcaacctgaaaaataaaaggactatttcactgaacaatgaaaacatatgaatatacgtaaaataataggcaattaaaatatttatcatacttggtcaggttgactcacacctgacaatgcagtcgtattcagtagggatggatcgatgcttaggggagtgaccgggaaggataatgtgtttttttcctctctgaactcacagaagcgtttcccaaacgatgtttgcattgcgatgattgcagaatgtaaatactccgaatttattatgtcgtgaccttgtttgaactctctcaaattggggaagtgagacaatgtgcctttctgtaaatctctggcaagcaacgtcaacttgcgctcgaatgccaaaacatcctccaacatgtgcagggctgtacgtccttaccccgttgaagagctgtgttcaggtgcgctgtcatgtctaccatgaagtgtagcttttccagccactctggctgttccagctcaggaaagttgagccctttgctgcccaggaaagttttcacttcttccagacacgcgacaaagcgtttcagcacctcccctctggacagccagcgataaaaacacgttgtagcggtgtgctacacgcagtcggtaaactgcagtcaaagatagctttattcgaactaaacagccttgcttttaagcctccctcaacccgcccccccccatgggcgcggatgctgcaaaagacacgtactcacaaacccccgtaggctatctcccttagcctgaacgctggctaattgtgagccggttcggatgtttcaggaaatgggtcgccacaacgtcttatttagattgtacaagatcaccataatcttcaaatttagatttacatttcaaaaactaacaaactaacataaaatacattttaattaaatactgaccatgtaacggtgtgctacacacagcgctaaaattacgacatggagtcggtaactgcaggcgaaggaaaaaactttattcaaaatcttcagcctcacttttaagcctccctcaacctgccccccatggcgcagaggctccaaagctctgtgctcgcaaacccccgtaggctatctaattgtgagcaggttcggatgtgccaggaaaagggtcaccacaaccaattatttcccaaagcaacagggagccgcagcacagacgtaaaagagccacatgtggctccggagccgcgggttgccgacccccgggttagGGAAACTTCTCGTCCTCTGGGAATGGGAGAATGGCTCAATATGAGGATAGGTTAGAAATAATAAATTGGAAGTTGAGCTCAATCCCCTGTAATTATCCATACTCAGGCTTAACCATAATGTGTTGAgttggtttatttattatttagaaagtGTATGAATTATATGCATTAATACATAATTGATTACAacatttcataattatattaataTAAATTTCAAATTGTACTAACTTTATGTacaagaaaattccagctgcatagtaacaaaggctatgtgcacagAAGCATTTTGGTTACTGTGCAGCTGTGCACCCATGCGGATTAGAAGGAACAGTGTCTAACAAGTATCAACTTTCAAACCTCAACAAATTAATACAGAACAGTAAATTGCAAGTTTTTCCTCTTCCTCTCAAAGGTCCTATGGTGTGGTACCAGAAGTTTGAATATGCTGTGGGTCACTGGCTCCAGAAGACAGCTGAACACGTGTTAGGCTGCGTGCTGTGCAGTCCAGGCTGCTTCAGCTTGTTCAGGGCAGAGGCGCTAATGGATGACAATGTTGTGAAAAAATACACCACCAGGGCAACTGAAGCACAACATTTTGTCCAATATGATCAAGGTAAAGTTAACAAATATAATTCTTCTAACTTTTGGTTATGCACTGAGCTGGAATTTTTTATAACTTATCTCGATCTATTGTTATAATTTTGGTAGCTAGTTAATGGTATTTGTAttgtttggaaaagattcttttACTCTACCAATTCTATGTACATTGAAAGATTTGGCAGGCTTCCATGTTAGTTCTATCATGTTGCTTATAAAGGAAACAAGACTATTTAAAACAAAGATTTATTTGAGAAGTGGAATTTGTGAACATCCTCCACTATGAAGAGATAATGTAAACTGAGAGGCCAAATAGATCAAGTTTCAGTACTGACGATTTGATGTCATACGGCAATAATAGGCTAGATACTGGAACAATCATTAAAACAAGCAAATTGGAACTGTATGCAGAAGTCTGAATCAATCTGGCTGAAGGTATTCTTTGATTTAATTTATCATAGCTCAAGAAATACTAATAATTTTTATTTGTTAATGTGtaacgataggagaagaccgtTGGCTATGCACACTATTGTTGCAACAAGGATGGAGAGTGGAATACAATGCCGCTTCAGATGCCTACACAAATGCACCACAAGAATTCAAAGAATTCTACAACCAACGACGCCGTTGGGTACCATCAACTTTAGCAAATACAATTGACCTTTTGGATAGTGCTGCAGAAACATCAAAGAAAAACCCTTCAATTTCAAAACTCTACATACTGTACCAAATTGTTGGGACAGCAGCATCAATTCTGGGTCCCTCCACTGTGGTCTTAATGATAGCAGGTGATCATGCAATAAATGCAATCTTTTCTTACTAATAACTAATGATAATACATTACTTGTTTATTTTATCACTCCTTGTTTTATTTATACAGCAATTTTGTAAAATTGTCACAAATTTAACTGTACACAGTAAACATGAcatagattttttttcttctgtgtcCCATTAAGAGGGTTTATATTTTGGAATTCAAACACAGATCTATCAATCCAATCATAAAGTACATTAAATTCGAGAAAGGAATTTACAGAAATAACACCATGTGAATAGTATGTTTATGATATTTATATATATAGCTTCAGAGTGAGATGCAAACCTCAGAATATCCATCATGAGGAGTTTAAGCAAAAGCTCATGGTTTGATGGGAGTGTCAATTGACTTTGATAATTTTCTGCTGTTTCCAACACCCAGTCTTCAACAATAGTGCTTCCTACTCAAGTACATCATTGTGTCAGACATCAGATGGAGTAAATAATTGTGAAATCTGAATTTGTCATTTTCACCAAATAAATAAAAGTCATGaagtcaatgtccatttaaactTTCCATTCACACTGATACCCCATTGCCTTCTGAAGGTATTAATGTTCCATTTtacaatat comes from Hypanus sabinus isolate sHypSab1 chromosome 12, sHypSab1.hap1, whole genome shotgun sequence and encodes:
- the LOC132402500 gene encoding chitin synthase chs-1-like, with amino-acid sequence MDQSMLLNTRARDNVENKEGKRKSDHVMIYLCATMWHETVDEMEKILSSIFRLDKYKPHAAKSHKDNFDFETHIFFDDAFTINSPNENLQERVVNEYVKNFVDTMENIFRIFSREKRSAMEEPEQEDDDFVRQSIMETPYGGRISYTLPYGNTILVHLKDKQKIRHKKRWSQIMYMYYLLGWKLNRKYTTLSGKSVDEVSAEGPLLIEKENTYILALDGDTDFQPSALILLVDRLRRYPHVGAACGRIHPTGVGPMVWYQKFEYAVGHWLQKTAEHVLGCVLCSPGCFSLFRAEALMDDNVVKKYTTRATEAQHFVQYDQGEDRWLCTLLLQQGWRVEYNAASDAYTNAPQEFKEFYNQRRRWVPSTLANTIDLLDSAAETSKKNPSISKLYILYQIVGTAASILGPSTVVLMIAGSFTFVFNWNGNVALALGIIPPALYILICYYVKSDTQINIAAVLSIFYAFLMIATIMSIIGEIVREQTFITPTGLFFISMMILFVSTALLHPQEFHLVLYGMLYIICIPSGYLLLPIYSMVNMNNVSWGTRETASPKKQTKAKPQQIRRYEKKCKCICWDIELVIKEDKKEEIRQTDSSAVEEVEELEPKIDDNWIGKLQKDSIHIDFVEKDLDENETPFWNDLIEAYLKPIDEDKERQKEIAQNLKSLRNKATFLFFIINVLWLVSTFFLQLIGPDIHIKIPKILSNGSFSESESLEVEPIGFMFLISFAILLGIQFITMLFHRINTLIHFIAYKGTEVKPQRTVGAYQKHKDFED